From one Lemur catta isolate mLemCat1 chromosome 5, mLemCat1.pri, whole genome shotgun sequence genomic stretch:
- the SLC26A2 gene encoding sulfate transporter, which translates to MSSESEEQQDLSPRDSAEGNDNPSSGIHLEPQKESSTDLKQFETNDQCRPYSRIHIERQEKANTNFKEFVITKLQKNCQCSPTKAKNTIVGFFPVFQWLPKYNLKKNILGDLMSGLIVGILLVPQSIAYSLLAGQEPIYGLYTSFFASIIYFLLGTSRHISVGIFGVLCLMIGEVVDREVHKAGYDTARIAPSLGVFSNGSTLLNQTSDTICDKSCYAITVGSTVTFMAGVYQVAMGFFQVGFVSVYLSDALLSGFVTGASFTILTSQAKYLLGLSLPRSNGVGSLITTWIHIFKNIHKTNLCDLITSFLCLLVLVPTKELNEHFKSKLKAPIPIELIVVVAATLASHFGKLNENYNSSVAGHIPTGFMPPKAPDWKLIPNVAIDAIAISVIGFAITVSLSEMFAKKHGYTVRANQEMYAIGFCNIIPSFFHCFTTSAALAKTLVKESTGCQTQLSGVVTALVLSLVLLVIAPLFYSLQKSVLGVITIINLRGALRKFRDLPKMWRVSRMDTVIWFVTMLSSALLSTELGLLVGVCFSMFSVILRTQKPKNSLLGLVEESEIFESTSAYKNLQTKQGIKIFRFVAPLYYINKECFKSALYKKTVNPVLIKAAQRKAAKRKIKEETVTLGGLQDEVSVQLSHDPLELHTVVIDCSAIQFLDTAGIHTLKEVRRDYKAIGIQVLLAQCNPSVRDSLTRGEYCKKEEENLLFYSVYEAMAFAVGSQNEKGICVPNGLSLSSD; encoded by the exons ATGTCTTCGGAAAGTGAAGAGCAACAGGACCTTTCACCCAGGGACTCTGCTGAAGGAAATGACAATCCTTCATCTGGGATCCATCTGGAGCCTCAAAAGGAATCAAGTACTGACTTAAAACAATTTGAAACCAATGATCAATGCAGACCTTATTCTAGGATCCATATAGAGCGTCAAGAGAAAGCAAATACTAACTTCAAGGAGTTTGTCATCACAAAGCTGCAGAAGAATTGCCAGTGCAGCCCAACCAAAGCCAAAAATACAATTGTTggtttctttcctgtttttcagTGGCTCCCAAAATAcaatctaaagaaaaatattttaggggATTTGATGTCTGGCTTGATTGTGGGCATCTTACTGGTGCCCCAGTCCATTGCTTATTCCCTGTTAGCTGGCCAAGAGCCTATCTATGGTCTGTACACATCTTTTTTTGCTAGCATCATTTATTTCCTATTGGGTACCTCCCGTCACATCTCCGTGGGCATTTTTGGAGTACTGTGCCTTATGATTGGTGAGGTAGTTGACCGAGAAGTACACAAAGCTGGCTATGACACTGCCCGTATCGCGCCTTCTTTAGGAGTGTTTTCAAATGGGAGCACATTATTAAATCAGACATCAGATACGATATGTGACAAAAGTTGCTATGCAATTACAGTTGGCAGCACTGTAACCTTTATGGCTGGAGTTTATCAG GTAGCCATGGGCTTCTTTCAAGTGGGCTTTGTTTCTGTCTACCTCTCAGATGCCTTGCTGAGTGGATTTGTCACTGGTGCCTCCTTCACTATTCTTACGTCTCAGGCCAAGTATCTCCTTGGGCTCAGCCTTCCTCGGAGTAATGGCGTGGGCTCACTCATCACTACCTGGATACATATCTTCAAAAACATTCATAAGACCAATCTCTGTGATCTCATCACCAGCTTCTTGTGCCTTTTGGTACTTGTGCCAACCAAAGAACTCAATGAGCACTTCAAGTCCAAGCTTAAGGCACCGATTCCTATCGAACTGATCGTCGTTGTGGCAGCCACATTAGCCTCTCATTTTGGAAAACTAAATGAGAATTATAATTCCAGTGTTGCTGGACATATTCCCACTGGGTTCATGCCACCCAAAGCACCGGACTGGAAACTAATTCCTAATGTAGCTATAGATGCAATAGCTATTTCTGTCATTGGTTTTGCCATCACCGTATCACTTTCAGAGATGTTTGCCAAGAAACATGGTTATACAGTCAGAGCGAATCAGGAAATGTATGCGATTGGCTTTTGCAATATCATCCCTTCCTTCTTCCACTGTTTTACTACTAGTGCAGCTCTTGCAAAGACATTGGTCAAAGAATCAACAGGCTGTCAAACTCAGCTTTCTGGTGTGGTCACAGCCCTGGTTCTTTCATTGGTCCTCCTGGTGATAGCTCCTTTATTCTATTCCCTTCAGAAAAGTGTCCTTGGTGTGATTACGATTATAAATCTCCGGGGAGCCCTTCGTAAGTTTAGGGATCTGCCTAAGATGTGGAGGGTTAGCAGAATGGATACGGTTATCTGGTTTGTTACCATGCTGTCCTCTGCACTGCTAAGTACCGAATTAGGCCTGCTGGTTGGGGtttgtttttctatgttttctgtcATCCTCCGTACTCAGAAGCCAAAGAATTCATTGCTTGGCTTGGTGGAAGAATCTGAAATCTTTGAATCTACATCTGCTTACAAGAACCTTCAGACTAAGCAAGGCATCAAGATTTTCCGCTTTGTAGCCCCTCTTTACTACATAAACAAAGAATGCTTTAAATCTGCTTTATACAAAAAAACTGTCAACCCTGTTTTAATAAAGGCAGCTCAGAGAAAGGCagcaaagagaaagataaaagagGAAACAGTGACTCTGGGTGGACTCCAGGATGAAGTTTCAGTGCAACTTTCCCATGATCCCTTGGAGCTGCACACTGTAGTGATCGACTGCAGTGCAATACAGTTTTTAGATACAGCAGGGATCCATACTCTGAAAGAAGTTCGCAGAGATTATAAAGCCATTGGAATCCAGGTTCTGCTGGCTCAGTGTAATCCCTCTGTGAGGGATTCCCTGACCAGGGGAGAATATtgcaaaaaggaagaagaaaaccttCTCTTCTATAGTGTGTACGAAGCGATGGCTTTTGCAGTAGGATCtcaaaatgagaaaggaatatGTGTTCCTAATGGTCTGAGTCTTTCTAGTGATTGA
- the LOC123638078 gene encoding cytochrome b-c1 complex subunit 6, mitochondrial-like, translating to MGLEDEQKMLTRSRDPKEEEEEEEELVDPLTTVREQCEQLEKCVKAQERLELCDERVSSQSHTEEDCTEELFDFLHAGDHCVAHKLFNSLK from the coding sequence ATGGGTCTGGAGGACGAACAAAAGATGCTGACCAGATCCAGAGATcccaaggaggaggaagaggaagaggaggaactaGTGGACCCCCTAACAACAGTGAGAGAACAATGCGAGCAGCTGGAGAAATGTGTAAAGGCCCAGGAGCGGCTAGAGCTCTGTGATGAGCGTGTCTCCTCCCAATCACATACAGAAGAGGATTGCACAGAGGAGCTCTTTGACTTCTTGCATGCAGGGGACCACTGTGTGGCCCACAAACTCTTCAACAGCTTGAAATGA